The Manis javanica isolate MJ-LG chromosome 2, MJ_LKY, whole genome shotgun sequence genome contains a region encoding:
- the IFNB1 gene encoding interferon beta encodes MTNRYILPVALLLYFSTTALSGSYNLLRFQLRSSSLVCVELLRQLNGSPQYCLKDRMNFEAPEEIERSQQFQKEDAVLVIHEMLQQIFGIFRRNFSRTGWNETVVENLLSELYVQMNHLETILEESTEEENFWENMTIVHLKRYYLRLVRYLKAKEYSRCAWTVVQVEVLRNFSFLDSLTNYLLN; translated from the coding sequence ATGACCAACAGGTATATCCTCCCAGTCGCTCTCCTGTTGTATTTCTCCACTACAGCTCTTTCTGGGAGCTACAACTTGCTTCGATTCCAACTAAGAAGCAGCAGTTTGGTGTGTGTGGAGCTCCTGCGGCAGTTGAATGGAAGCCCTCAATATTGCCTCAAGGACAGGATGAACTTCGAGGCCCCTGAGGAGATTGAGCGATCACAGCAGTTCCAGAAGGAGGACGCCGTACTGGTCATCCACGAGATGCTCCAGCAGATCTTTGGTATCTTCAGAAGAAATTTCTCAAGAACTGGATGGAATGAGACCGTGGTTGAGAACCTCCTTAGTGAACTCTATGTGCAGATGAACCATCTGGAGACAATCCTGGAGGAATCCACAGAGGAGGAAAACTTCTGGGAAAACATGACCATCGTGCACCTGAAGAGATACTACTTACGGCTCGTGCGGTACCTGAAGGCAAAGGAGTACAGCAGGTGTGCCTGGACAGTAGTCCAGGTGGAGGTCCTCAGGAACTTTTCCTTCCTTGATAGCCTTACAAATTACCTCCTAAACTGA